CACTACGACTTCTATCGCGAGAACATGTACTTCTTCGAGGTCGACGAGGGTGAGGGTCGGGAGCCGGCCGAGTACGGCGTCAAGCCCATGAACTGCCCCGGCGCGGTGATGATCTACGCGAACGACGTGCGCTCCTATCGCGACCTGCCGATGCGGCTGCTCGAGCTGGGGACCGTCTATCGCCACGAGAAGTCCGGGGTCGTGCACGGGCTGATGCGCGCGCGCGGGTTCACGCAGGACGATGCGCACATCTTCTGCACGGCGGACCAGGTCAAGCCCGAGGTCGCAGGCGTGCTCGACTTCGTCGACTGGGCGATGAAGGCGTTCGGTTTCGAGTACACCGCGGAGATCTCGACGCGCCCGGCCAAGTCCATCGGCGAGGACGCGGACTGGGAGATCGCCACGAACGCTCTCAAGGACACGCTCGACGAGCGAGGCATGGCCTACGACATCAACGAGGGCGATGGTGCGTTCTACGGGCCGAAGATCGACATCAAGTTGCGCGATGCCATCGGACGCACCTGGCAGTGCGCGACGATCCAGGTGGACTTCAACTTCCCGGCGCGATTCGACCTGACCTATCGCACCGCCGAGAATACGGAGGCCCGCCCGTTCATGCTCCATCGTGTGATCTTCGGCTCGATGGAGCGGTTCTTCGGCATCCTGATCGAGCACTACGCCGGGGCGTTCCCCGTCTGGCTCGCGCCGACGCAGGCGGTGGTGGTCCCGATCGCGGACCGGCACCTGGAGTACGCCCAGGGTGTCAGGTCTCGTCTCGAGGACATGGGCGTGCGCACGGAGGTCTACGCGGACAACGAGCCCATGCGCGTCAAGATCGCCAAGGCGCAGCAGCAGAAGGTGCCGTACATGCTCGTCGTGGGCGACCGCGAGGCCGAGGACGGGACCGTGGGCGTGCGCGAGCGGACGCAAGGCGACATCGGCGCGATGGGGCTCAACGACTTCGTCGAGCTCGTGGCCGCGCAGACGCCGTAGGGTGGGGCGCTACTCCTTCACCTCGGCGTCGGCCGCCGGGTCGAACGGATTCTGCCGCACCGCGAGCGAGTAGAGGTACGGGTACTGCTCGGACAGGTGCCGCATGTACGCGACCCACTCGATGAGCACCGCGCGGTAAGCGCGCTTCGCGTCGCCCGACAGGTGTGCGGCGTCCGTCGGCGGCAGCGCGCACAGGTCCGTGCGCGCGTCGAGCTCCTCCTCTAGGTGGAGCACCGCCCACAGCAGCTCGGTGAACGTCTCGTGCTCGAGCAGGTTGGGGTTCTGCA
This window of the Actinomycetota bacterium genome carries:
- the thrS gene encoding threonine--tRNA ligase, with product YGTAWFSEKDLADYLMRIEEAEKRDHRKLGRDLDLFSFHEEAGAGLVFYHPKGARVLRLLQDWERAEHYRRGYTEIITPHIFKADVWKTSGHYDFYRENMYFFEVDEGEGREPAEYGVKPMNCPGAVMIYANDVRSYRDLPMRLLELGTVYRHEKSGVVHGLMRARGFTQDDAHIFCTADQVKPEVAGVLDFVDWAMKAFGFEYTAEISTRPAKSIGEDADWEIATNALKDTLDERGMAYDINEGDGAFYGPKIDIKLRDAIGRTWQCATIQVDFNFPARFDLTYRTAENTEARPFMLHRVIFGSMERFFGILIEHYAGAFPVWLAPTQAVVVPIADRHLEYAQGVRSRLEDMGVRTEVYADNEPMRVKIAKAQQQKVPYMLVVGDREAEDGTVGVRERTQGDIGAMGLNDFVELVAAQTP